One Bombus pyrosoma isolate SC7728 linkage group LG11, ASM1482585v1, whole genome shotgun sequence DNA segment encodes these proteins:
- the LOC122572312 gene encoding uncharacterized protein LOC122572312 isoform X1: MVSPSKIQHQEHKQPSRENKLNKHSHVCTKKELKSLEGKSFYLDIKNHATTAKIEAKIKDLGGVIELFLIRSVDLVISDRVDKTGYINFEKHKWGCASGGSGGPPSLRSLETPAPMPTPPTSFFSPECPLSNTTNLRGQTTQRSKSRVEAMLERALIQPQQCSVDPLYNAQNWGIPIWAIDKLQSWLDKIYSSVKDTNHLKQLRHSHQQSSTKDIKVRHLKGPYLKFESFQRNIRPVFVELPVWPTLNFHGDPGSCPFNTKRREKLEKLGKEVKENREGIQAINQEEKKEMTRRPRAAVRTRRTEQLASGYCEICRIRYRDLTKHVQSDQHLSFVQNDDNFLSLDKLINAGANVEAFLKLNRGKNIEKDCNLFSNGDRNLHDTVLPEGKVNRNAKSLGDFDVGDIKMVQRNGARRNLSLRLNSSHNLRTRTRHESGHLLRSKGSPWHEADKTEKFYDEFEGFTIKKRAKGTIWIEEDEPEDKYVEEDELKESKQNEYKIKTFSAELEEKCCNEKNCETYNKLKDTNNQDIQRTINCNNEENNIENNTERIKQEQTLTKSKNHDQINGNVKNGCNENLLSTNDNSRIKPCKVSSGNETLKELTCKLQLENTPSCAKRLSEHNDINTDTICNGHSVRDEQRINRTLNNTEKNEVAKEEKSKCCKSNRRGSRSVRGRHRLSVEERLIEDNRAYYKVEVLGSKLRSSVLSNNNSQCTVQKDGDSEEKKEVPSSEKPVVVRFKRVRKSELSLLSDEAESFMFRELKRDDSSEISDDEQSSVLPRDTESECNDSGNSICPSSFFTSSSPVKSETTEDDSQDSLSLGRARKKRRTHAEALIKDNVDYYKFETPGSRLRYQAPLTGIKENQEKIEGNIVEKGIEIAKVYPSKPSPEVEKMQFSFEAIPKSEPWYQTYQRQDEGAEFWHYFSEGDSQKPFLLPYEIENFHEILIKNQNRAENKRKGRGRSMGCIGRSPRKSPRCHASTLAIMSTIIRKREQQQQQSSNLYTIDECQSIRSHANTPRPDQKTELKSDVDEDLKEMVKSIDEMLNNANDSFELIESFEPDTTQMELNFYEPNIPRGPPPNLLELLDSCHDMVNCLENSSCASSECGEGSVESPLKRRKKRKNRTGWPGIKMKRRLQSKPLADINCDRENLVEKNTGPSEKDCNVQVTNMSNRLTEEGNIKIATSITSSITQDEQSLGFGQRKDDGRLFEVYTSNISSNTRHDENEKKDVSIAVPDNSMLHTTNAESCTGSLTSDICNETDRNFILNKDYGFRKNLSKIEEMSENDHGNDENHENVFRKDVHSISERRFISNATIKKRQHDNTSSETCESRVELENHEILCRKDTETKIVSRKHHNTNGLPGKRQQKTHSENSDSEIEQHHRLHHHHHHHLHHSNVYKRNRVTSRKRICAKKRTRKTDISSDTVFEDENCKKDSYLSITCKKQQTIKGTKRRADTMSSETQDSEVDCALSGHVSPTIITTSELEQRRSSIEFQPVVRMMKIDDQVEMDHSILSVTIASNRRLRSSSSPRSNTQPPKKRLKTNRGQFGRWLKSS; encoded by the exons ATGGTATCGCCATCCAAAATTCAACATCAGGAGCACAAGCAGCCAtcaagagaaaataaattaaacaaacacTCAC ATGTTTGTACAAAGAAGGAACTGAAATCATTGGAAGGAAAGTCATTTTACTTGGATATCAAGAATCATGCTACTACAGCTAAAATAGAAGCTAAGATTAAAGATTTGGGAGGA gtaatagaattatttttaatacggAGTGTAGACCTGGTGATTAGTGACAGAGTAGACAAGACTGGttacataaattttgaaaaacataAATGGGGTTGTGCCAGTGGAGGCAGCGGGGGACCTCCCTCGCTGAGGAGTTTAGAAACTCCAGCCCCCATGCCAACTCCTCCAACATCATTTTTTAGTCCTGAATGCCCCTTATCTAATACAACCAATCTACGGGGTCAAACTACCCAAAGATCT AAATCGCGAGTGGAGGCAATGTTGGAGCGTGCTCTGATACAGCCACAACAGTGTTCCGTGGATCCACTCTACAACGCTCAAAATTGGGGAATTCCTATTTGGGCAATTGATAAACTTCAGTCTTGGCTTGACAAAATCTACTCATCTGTTAAAGACACGAAtcatttgaaacaattaaGACACTCGCATCAACAGAGTTCAACTAAAGATATAAAGGTCAGACACCTCAAGGGTCCTTATCTGAAATTTGAATCCTTTCAGAG GAATATTAGACCTGTATTTGTTGAACTACCTGTGTGGCCAACATTGAATTTTCACGGTGATCCAGGCTCTTGTCCTTTCAATACGAAGAGACGAGAAAAACTGGAAAAATTAGGtaaagaagtaaaagaaaacAGGGAAGGTATTCAGGCTATCAACCAAGAGGAG aaaaaagaaatgactcGGCGACCACGAGCAGCTGTCCGCACTCGAAGAACAGAACAATTAGCTTCCGGTTATTGTGAAATTTGCCGTATTAGATATAGAGATCTGACCAAACATGTGCAAAGCGATCAGCATCTTAGCTTTGTTCAAAATGATGATAATTTCTTGTCTTTGGATAAATTGATCAATGCAGGAGCCAATGTAGAAGCGTTTTTAAAACTAAacagaggaaaaaatataga AAAAGATTGCAATTTGTTTTCCAATGGGGATCGTAATCTTCATGACACAGTATTGCCAGAGGGGAAGGTTAATAGAAATGCAAAAAGTTTAGGGGATTTTGACGTTGGAGACATAAAGATGGTACAACGTAATGGCGCACGTCGGAATCTCAGTTTAAGATTAAATTCCTCTCATAATTTACGTACACGTACAAGACATGAAAGCGGCCATTTATTAAGATCAAAAGGTAGTCCCTGGCATGAAGCCGATAAAACGGAGAAGTTTTATGACGAATTCGAAGGTTTTACTATCAAAAAGCGAGCGAAAGGGACAATTTGGATCGAAGAAGATGAACCAGAAGACAAATATGTAGAAGAAGACGAATTAAAAGAATCTAAGCAAaatgaatacaaaattaaaacattctcGGCGgaattggaagaaaaatgttgtaatgagaaaaattgtgaaacaTATAACAAACTTAAAGATACTAACAATCAGGACATACAAAGgacaataaattgtaataacgaagaaaataatattgaaaataataccGAACGTATCAAACAAGAACAAACTCTTACAAAGAGTAAAAATCATGATCAAATTAATGGAAACGTAAAAAATGGTTGTAATGAAAATCTTTTAAGTACAAATGATAACAGTCGTATTAAACCATGTAAAGTTTCGTCTGGAAACGAAACTCTAAAAGAATTGACTTGCAAATTACAGTTAGAAAATACTCCATCATGTGCAAAAAGGTTATCAGAGCACAATGATATCAATACAGACACAATCTGTAATGGTCATTCTGTAAGGGATGAACAAAGAATTAATAGAACATTGAATAATACAGAAAAGAACGAAGTAgcaaaagaagagaaatcaaAATGTTGCAAGTCAAATAGAAGAGGTAGTCGGAGCGTCAGAGGGCGGCACAGGTTGTCCGTTGAAGAACGTTTGATTGAAGATAATCGTGCATATTATAAAGTGGAAGTGTTAGGAAGTAAGTTAAGATCGAGTGTATTGTCAAACAATAATTCCCAATGTACAGTTCAAAAGGATGGGGATAgtgaagaaaagaaggaagtgCCATCTAGTGAGAAACCAGTAGTTGTACGATTTAAACGTGTAAGAAAGTCGGAACTATCATTACTAAGCGATGAAGCGGAGTCTTTTATGTTTAGGGAACTTAAACGAGATGATTCGAGTGAAATAAGCGATGACGAACAGAGTAGCGTATTACCACGGGATACTGAAAGTGAGTGCAACGATAGCGGCAATTCTATCTGTCCTAGCTCATTCTTCACTTCTAGTTCACCTGTAAAATCGGAAACTACCGAAGACGATTCTCAGGACTCTTTAAGTTTGGGACGAGCTAGAAAAAAAAGACGGACACATGCAGAAGCGCTGATCAAAGATAATGTtgattattacaaatttgaaaCTCCTGGGAGCAGATTAAGGTATCAGGCACCTCTAACTggtattaaagaaaatcaGGAAAAAATAGAAGGTAATATTGTCGAGAAAGGTATAGAAATAGCAAAGGTGTATCCGTCCAAACCCTCACCAGAGGttgaaaaaatgcaattttcttttgaagCCATACCAAAGTCTGAACCATGGTATCAAACGTATCAGCGGCAAGATGAAGGAGCAGAATTTTGGCACTATTTTAGCGAAGGGGACTCACAAAAGCCATTTCTTTTACcatatgaaattgaaaattttcacgaaattttgataaaaaaccAAAATAGAgcggaaaataaaagaaaaggtcGCGGACGGAGCATGGGTTGTATTGGACGATCTCCTAGGAAAAGTCCTCGTTGTCATGCTTCCACATTAGCTATTATGTCAacaattataagaaaaagagaacaacagcaacaacaatcTTCGAATTTGTACACGATAGATGAATGCCAATCCATCAGATCACATGCAAATACTCCCAGACCTGATCAGAAAACTGAGTTGAAATCTGATGTGGATGAAGATCTAAAAGAAATGGTAAAAAGTATCGACGAGATGCTTAATAATGCAAATGATAGTTTCGAGTTGATTGAATCGTTCGAGCCAGATACAACACAGatggaattgaatttttatgaaccaAATATCCCAAGAGGACCACCTCCAAACTTGCTTGAATTATTGGACAGTTGTCACGATATGGTAAACTGTTTAGAAAATTCATCATGTGCAAGTTCTGAGTGTGGTGAGGGAAGTGTCGAGTCACctttaaaacgaagaaagaagaggaaaaatagaaCCGGATGGCCTGGAATTAAAATGAAGAGAAGACTCCAAAGCAAACCTCTGGCAGACATAAACTGTGACAGGGAAAACCTAGTGGAAAAAAATACAGGGCCGAGCGAGAAGGATTGTAATGTGCAGGTCACGAATATGTCTAATAGATTAACAGAAGaaggtaatattaaaatagctACATCCATTACGAGTTCCATCACACAAGATGAACAGTCATTAGGCTTTGGCCAGAGGAAGGACGACGGACGTTTATTCGAAGTGTATACctcgaatatttcttctaataCGCGTCACGacgaaaacgagaagaaagacgTAAGTATAGCGGTTCCTGATAATTCCATGTTACATACAACAAATGCTGAATCCTGCACAGGTTCACTCACATCTGATATATGCAACGAGACTGACAGGAATTTCATATTGAACAAAGACTATGGATTCagaaaaaatttgtcgaaGATCGAAGAAATGTCAGAAAATGATCAcggaaacgatgaaaatcaCGAGAACGTGTTTCGGAAAGATGTTCATTCTATATCGGAACGTCGCTTTATTTCGAATGCAACCATCAAGAAACGGCAACATGACAACACATCTTCTGAAACTTGCGAATCCCGTGTAGAACTCGAAAATCATGAGATATTGTGTAGAAAGGACACCGAGACCAAAATTGTTTCTAGGAAACATCATAATACTAACGGATTACCGGGAAAGAGGCAACAGAAGACTCATTCTGAAAACTCTGACTCTGAAATTGAACAGCATCATCGCCTCcatcatcatcaccatcaCCACCTCCACCATagtaatgtatataaaaggAACAGAGTAACTTCGCGAAAACGGATTTGCGCGAAGAAACGGACGAGAAAAACTGACATATCTTCAGATACAGTCTTCGAAGATGAGAATTGTAAAAAGGATTCCTATTTAAGTATTACATGTAAAAAGCAACAAACTATAAAAGGTACAAAACGACGAGCCGATACCATGTCATCGGAAACACAAGATTCTGAAGTCGATTGTGCATTATCGGGGCATGTCAGCCCTACGATTATAACTACTTCAGAACTTGAACAAAGACGTTCGAGTATTGAGTTTCAACCAGTTGTTAGAATGATGAAGATCGACGATCAAGTTGAAATGGACCACAGTATTCTCTCGGTAACGATTGCAAGCAACAGACGGTTAAGAAGTTCCAGTTCTCCGAGATCGAATACTCAACCGCCGAAAAAACGTTTAAAGACCAACCGTGGTCAATTCGGAAGGTGGTTAAAAAGTAGCTGA
- the LOC122572312 gene encoding uncharacterized protein LOC122572312 isoform X3, whose translation MPTPPTSFFSPECPLSNTTNLRGQTTQRSKSRVEAMLERALIQPQQCSVDPLYNAQNWGIPIWAIDKLQSWLDKIYSSVKDTNHLKQLRHSHQQSSTKDIKVRHLKGPYLKFESFQRNIRPVFVELPVWPTLNFHGDPGSCPFNTKRREKLEKLGKEVKENREGIQAINQEEKKEMTRRPRAAVRTRRTEQLASGYCEICRIRYRDLTKHVQSDQHLSFVQNDDNFLSLDKLINAGANVEAFLKLNRGKNIEKDCNLFSNGDRNLHDTVLPEGKVNRNAKSLGDFDVGDIKMVQRNGARRNLSLRLNSSHNLRTRTRHESGHLLRSKGSPWHEADKTEKFYDEFEGFTIKKRAKGTIWIEEDEPEDKYVEEDELKESKQNEYKIKTFSAELEEKCCNEKNCETYNKLKDTNNQDIQRTINCNNEENNIENNTERIKQEQTLTKSKNHDQINGNVKNGCNENLLSTNDNSRIKPCKVSSGNETLKELTCKLQLENTPSCAKRLSEHNDINTDTICNGHSVRDEQRINRTLNNTEKNEVAKEEKSKCCKSNRRGSRSVRGRHRLSVEERLIEDNRAYYKVEVLGSKLRSSVLSNNNSQCTVQKDGDSEEKKEVPSSEKPVVVRFKRVRKSELSLLSDEAESFMFRELKRDDSSEISDDEQSSVLPRDTESECNDSGNSICPSSFFTSSSPVKSETTEDDSQDSLSLGRARKKRRTHAEALIKDNVDYYKFETPGSRLRYQAPLTGIKENQEKIEGNIVEKGIEIAKVYPSKPSPEVEKMQFSFEAIPKSEPWYQTYQRQDEGAEFWHYFSEGDSQKPFLLPYEIENFHEILIKNQNRAENKRKGRGRSMGCIGRSPRKSPRCHASTLAIMSTIIRKREQQQQQSSNLYTIDECQSIRSHANTPRPDQKTELKSDVDEDLKEMVKSIDEMLNNANDSFELIESFEPDTTQMELNFYEPNIPRGPPPNLLELLDSCHDMVNCLENSSCASSECGEGSVESPLKRRKKRKNRTGWPGIKMKRRLQSKPLADINCDRENLVEKNTGPSEKDCNVQVTNMSNRLTEEGNIKIATSITSSITQDEQSLGFGQRKDDGRLFEVYTSNISSNTRHDENEKKDVSIAVPDNSMLHTTNAESCTGSLTSDICNETDRNFILNKDYGFRKNLSKIEEMSENDHGNDENHENVFRKDVHSISERRFISNATIKKRQHDNTSSETCESRVELENHEILCRKDTETKIVSRKHHNTNGLPGKRQQKTHSENSDSEIEQHHRLHHHHHHHLHHSNVYKRNRVTSRKRICAKKRTRKTDISSDTVFEDENCKKDSYLSITCKKQQTIKGTKRRADTMSSETQDSEVDCALSGHVSPTIITTSELEQRRSSIEFQPVVRMMKIDDQVEMDHSILSVTIASNRRLRSSSSPRSNTQPPKKRLKTNRGQFGRWLKSS comes from the exons ATGCCAACTCCTCCAACATCATTTTTTAGTCCTGAATGCCCCTTATCTAATACAACCAATCTACGGGGTCAAACTACCCAAAGATCT AAATCGCGAGTGGAGGCAATGTTGGAGCGTGCTCTGATACAGCCACAACAGTGTTCCGTGGATCCACTCTACAACGCTCAAAATTGGGGAATTCCTATTTGGGCAATTGATAAACTTCAGTCTTGGCTTGACAAAATCTACTCATCTGTTAAAGACACGAAtcatttgaaacaattaaGACACTCGCATCAACAGAGTTCAACTAAAGATATAAAGGTCAGACACCTCAAGGGTCCTTATCTGAAATTTGAATCCTTTCAGAG GAATATTAGACCTGTATTTGTTGAACTACCTGTGTGGCCAACATTGAATTTTCACGGTGATCCAGGCTCTTGTCCTTTCAATACGAAGAGACGAGAAAAACTGGAAAAATTAGGtaaagaagtaaaagaaaacAGGGAAGGTATTCAGGCTATCAACCAAGAGGAG aaaaaagaaatgactcGGCGACCACGAGCAGCTGTCCGCACTCGAAGAACAGAACAATTAGCTTCCGGTTATTGTGAAATTTGCCGTATTAGATATAGAGATCTGACCAAACATGTGCAAAGCGATCAGCATCTTAGCTTTGTTCAAAATGATGATAATTTCTTGTCTTTGGATAAATTGATCAATGCAGGAGCCAATGTAGAAGCGTTTTTAAAACTAAacagaggaaaaaatataga AAAAGATTGCAATTTGTTTTCCAATGGGGATCGTAATCTTCATGACACAGTATTGCCAGAGGGGAAGGTTAATAGAAATGCAAAAAGTTTAGGGGATTTTGACGTTGGAGACATAAAGATGGTACAACGTAATGGCGCACGTCGGAATCTCAGTTTAAGATTAAATTCCTCTCATAATTTACGTACACGTACAAGACATGAAAGCGGCCATTTATTAAGATCAAAAGGTAGTCCCTGGCATGAAGCCGATAAAACGGAGAAGTTTTATGACGAATTCGAAGGTTTTACTATCAAAAAGCGAGCGAAAGGGACAATTTGGATCGAAGAAGATGAACCAGAAGACAAATATGTAGAAGAAGACGAATTAAAAGAATCTAAGCAAaatgaatacaaaattaaaacattctcGGCGgaattggaagaaaaatgttgtaatgagaaaaattgtgaaacaTATAACAAACTTAAAGATACTAACAATCAGGACATACAAAGgacaataaattgtaataacgaagaaaataatattgaaaataataccGAACGTATCAAACAAGAACAAACTCTTACAAAGAGTAAAAATCATGATCAAATTAATGGAAACGTAAAAAATGGTTGTAATGAAAATCTTTTAAGTACAAATGATAACAGTCGTATTAAACCATGTAAAGTTTCGTCTGGAAACGAAACTCTAAAAGAATTGACTTGCAAATTACAGTTAGAAAATACTCCATCATGTGCAAAAAGGTTATCAGAGCACAATGATATCAATACAGACACAATCTGTAATGGTCATTCTGTAAGGGATGAACAAAGAATTAATAGAACATTGAATAATACAGAAAAGAACGAAGTAgcaaaagaagagaaatcaaAATGTTGCAAGTCAAATAGAAGAGGTAGTCGGAGCGTCAGAGGGCGGCACAGGTTGTCCGTTGAAGAACGTTTGATTGAAGATAATCGTGCATATTATAAAGTGGAAGTGTTAGGAAGTAAGTTAAGATCGAGTGTATTGTCAAACAATAATTCCCAATGTACAGTTCAAAAGGATGGGGATAgtgaagaaaagaaggaagtgCCATCTAGTGAGAAACCAGTAGTTGTACGATTTAAACGTGTAAGAAAGTCGGAACTATCATTACTAAGCGATGAAGCGGAGTCTTTTATGTTTAGGGAACTTAAACGAGATGATTCGAGTGAAATAAGCGATGACGAACAGAGTAGCGTATTACCACGGGATACTGAAAGTGAGTGCAACGATAGCGGCAATTCTATCTGTCCTAGCTCATTCTTCACTTCTAGTTCACCTGTAAAATCGGAAACTACCGAAGACGATTCTCAGGACTCTTTAAGTTTGGGACGAGCTAGAAAAAAAAGACGGACACATGCAGAAGCGCTGATCAAAGATAATGTtgattattacaaatttgaaaCTCCTGGGAGCAGATTAAGGTATCAGGCACCTCTAACTggtattaaagaaaatcaGGAAAAAATAGAAGGTAATATTGTCGAGAAAGGTATAGAAATAGCAAAGGTGTATCCGTCCAAACCCTCACCAGAGGttgaaaaaatgcaattttcttttgaagCCATACCAAAGTCTGAACCATGGTATCAAACGTATCAGCGGCAAGATGAAGGAGCAGAATTTTGGCACTATTTTAGCGAAGGGGACTCACAAAAGCCATTTCTTTTACcatatgaaattgaaaattttcacgaaattttgataaaaaaccAAAATAGAgcggaaaataaaagaaaaggtcGCGGACGGAGCATGGGTTGTATTGGACGATCTCCTAGGAAAAGTCCTCGTTGTCATGCTTCCACATTAGCTATTATGTCAacaattataagaaaaagagaacaacagcaacaacaatcTTCGAATTTGTACACGATAGATGAATGCCAATCCATCAGATCACATGCAAATACTCCCAGACCTGATCAGAAAACTGAGTTGAAATCTGATGTGGATGAAGATCTAAAAGAAATGGTAAAAAGTATCGACGAGATGCTTAATAATGCAAATGATAGTTTCGAGTTGATTGAATCGTTCGAGCCAGATACAACACAGatggaattgaatttttatgaaccaAATATCCCAAGAGGACCACCTCCAAACTTGCTTGAATTATTGGACAGTTGTCACGATATGGTAAACTGTTTAGAAAATTCATCATGTGCAAGTTCTGAGTGTGGTGAGGGAAGTGTCGAGTCACctttaaaacgaagaaagaagaggaaaaatagaaCCGGATGGCCTGGAATTAAAATGAAGAGAAGACTCCAAAGCAAACCTCTGGCAGACATAAACTGTGACAGGGAAAACCTAGTGGAAAAAAATACAGGGCCGAGCGAGAAGGATTGTAATGTGCAGGTCACGAATATGTCTAATAGATTAACAGAAGaaggtaatattaaaatagctACATCCATTACGAGTTCCATCACACAAGATGAACAGTCATTAGGCTTTGGCCAGAGGAAGGACGACGGACGTTTATTCGAAGTGTATACctcgaatatttcttctaataCGCGTCACGacgaaaacgagaagaaagacgTAAGTATAGCGGTTCCTGATAATTCCATGTTACATACAACAAATGCTGAATCCTGCACAGGTTCACTCACATCTGATATATGCAACGAGACTGACAGGAATTTCATATTGAACAAAGACTATGGATTCagaaaaaatttgtcgaaGATCGAAGAAATGTCAGAAAATGATCAcggaaacgatgaaaatcaCGAGAACGTGTTTCGGAAAGATGTTCATTCTATATCGGAACGTCGCTTTATTTCGAATGCAACCATCAAGAAACGGCAACATGACAACACATCTTCTGAAACTTGCGAATCCCGTGTAGAACTCGAAAATCATGAGATATTGTGTAGAAAGGACACCGAGACCAAAATTGTTTCTAGGAAACATCATAATACTAACGGATTACCGGGAAAGAGGCAACAGAAGACTCATTCTGAAAACTCTGACTCTGAAATTGAACAGCATCATCGCCTCcatcatcatcaccatcaCCACCTCCACCATagtaatgtatataaaaggAACAGAGTAACTTCGCGAAAACGGATTTGCGCGAAGAAACGGACGAGAAAAACTGACATATCTTCAGATACAGTCTTCGAAGATGAGAATTGTAAAAAGGATTCCTATTTAAGTATTACATGTAAAAAGCAACAAACTATAAAAGGTACAAAACGACGAGCCGATACCATGTCATCGGAAACACAAGATTCTGAAGTCGATTGTGCATTATCGGGGCATGTCAGCCCTACGATTATAACTACTTCAGAACTTGAACAAAGACGTTCGAGTATTGAGTTTCAACCAGTTGTTAGAATGATGAAGATCGACGATCAAGTTGAAATGGACCACAGTATTCTCTCGGTAACGATTGCAAGCAACAGACGGTTAAGAAGTTCCAGTTCTCCGAGATCGAATACTCAACCGCCGAAAAAACGTTTAAAGACCAACCGTGGTCAATTCGGAAGGTGGTTAAAAAGTAGCTGA